In one window of Miscanthus floridulus cultivar M001 chromosome 12, ASM1932011v1, whole genome shotgun sequence DNA:
- the LOC136497102 gene encoding uncharacterized protein encodes MPSSTTPSVQPTPSLQPLPSPAVGQSTRIDVREIKSKIFKRIGPERARKYFQHLERFLSSRLSKNEFEKLCLVALGRENVPLHNHLIRSILHNASRACGPPVINDPKLVRGATTSGHAIVPPVWDNGGVLNLNVKENKPLSRRENVLTQKSSLDHCETIMLENGVHHLSDLKRCTQFQKSDHLEPLIKRPRVEKEPFSLHNSLYSNGSAKASRENLGQEIIHQSQGPVQAPLGIQLRPGSFGVAQIPLLLASVSSKDTSDTCIEVGELCETSSVKKRMDKMAETSGLEGVSIECANLLNNGIDVFVKQLIGSCVELVRSRYQHGKLRHEALKQQLCRKLINGVSVHTHVSGQSSIIPPETNSISMQDLKTVIELNPCLLGINASLLLEKINSYD; translated from the coding sequence ATGCCGTCCTCTACAACACCATCAGTACAACCCACACCAAGCCTTCAACCATTACCATCTCCTGCAGTAGGCCAGAGTACTCGTATTGATGTTCGTGAGATCAAGTCCAAGATTTTTAAGAGGATTGGGCCTGAACGAGCAAGGAAATACTTTCAGCACCTGGAAAGGTTCTTATCTTCAAGACTGAGCAAGAATGAATTCGAGAAGCTCTGTCTTGTGGCACTTGGCCGTGAAAACGTCCCATTGCACAACCACCTTATCCGTTCCATTCTACATAATGCCAGTCGAGCTTGTGGCCCACCTGTAATTAATGATCCTAAGCTGGTCAGAGGTGCCACCACTTCTGGCCATGCAATTGTTCCTCCTGTCTGGGACAATGGTGGTGTGTTGAACCTAAATGTCAAAGAGAACAAACCATTAAGCAGAAGGGAAAATGTACTAACCCAAAAGTCATCACTGGATCATTGTGAGACTATTATGCTGGAGAATGGTGTTCATCATTTGAGTGATCTGAAGAGATGTACACAATTTCAAAAAAGTGACCATTTGGAGCCACTTATCAAGCGACCACGTGTGGAGAAGGAACCATTCAGTTTACATAATTCTCTGTACAGCAATGGGTCTGCTAAGGCTTCAAGAGAAAACCTGGGACAAGAAATTATACACCAATCCCAAGGTCCAGTGCAAGCACCACTTGGCATTCAGTTACGTCCTGGCAGTTTTGGTGTGGCCCAAATACCTTTACTTCTTGCTTCTGTGAGTTCAAAGGATACCTCTGACACCTGTATTGAAGTTGGTGAACTCTGTGAGACTTCGTCAGTGAAGAAGAGGATGGACAAAATGGCAGAAACATCTGGGTTGGAAGGGGTCTCGATAGAGTGTGCCAATTTGTTGAATAACGGCATTGATGTTTTCGTGAAGCAGTTGATTGGATCTTGTGTTGAATTAGTTAGATCAAGGTATCAACATGGCAAACTAAGACATGAGGCATTGAAGCAGCAGCTGTGCCGAAAGCTAATAAATGGTGTATCAGTACATACCCATGTTTCTGGGCAGAGTTCTATTATACCTCCAGAGACAAATTCCATCTCCATGCAGGACTTAAAGACAGTAATAGAGTTAAACCCTTGTTTGCTTGGGATTAATGCATCACTGCTACTTGAAAAGATCAATTCATATGACTAG